A single Bacillota bacterium DNA region contains:
- a CDS encoding CPBP family intramembrane metalloprotease: protein MQEGWREALERTPTWLLVAQEAFFLVLGWGGSWLRDPGSPVGSWRNGASWAAAGAGAGAGLLLGLLDLELSRRFPRYNDTVTPLLFRRFRAAGALAFTGFVALAEETLFRGWLQPALGAAAATLLFTLVHVQYLRRPPALLALLVYGGALAWLRAWSGGLLAPWLAHWGLDAVQALAVVYDRYPGLPPREGGRGGAGGGPGDAGPGGVAPPTPR from the coding sequence GTGCAGGAAGGCTGGCGGGAGGCGCTGGAACGGACGCCCACCTGGCTTCTGGTGGCCCAGGAGGCGTTCTTCCTGGTGCTGGGCTGGGGCGGCAGCTGGCTCCGGGATCCCGGCTCCCCGGTGGGAAGCTGGCGAAACGGCGCCAGCTGGGCGGCGGCCGGAGCGGGGGCCGGCGCCGGGCTCCTCCTCGGTCTCCTCGACCTGGAGCTGAGCCGGCGATTTCCCCGCTACAACGACACGGTGACGCCGCTCCTCTTCCGCCGCTTCCGCGCCGCGGGCGCGCTCGCCTTCACCGGCTTCGTCGCGCTGGCCGAGGAGACGCTCTTCCGCGGCTGGCTCCAGCCGGCGCTGGGGGCCGCGGCCGCCACGCTCCTCTTCACCCTGGTCCACGTCCAGTACCTTCGCAGGCCGCCCGCGCTGCTGGCGCTCCTGGTCTACGGCGGCGCCCTCGCCTGGCTCCGCGCCTGGAGCGGCGGCCTCCTGGCGCCATGGCTGGCCCACTGGGGGCTGGACGCCGTCCAGGCGCTGGCGGTGGTCTACGACCGCTACCCGGGCCTGCCGCCCCGGGAGGGCGGGCGCGGCGGTGCCGGCGGCGGGCCGGGCGACGCCGGGCCGGGCGGGGTCGCGCCGCCTACGCCTCGATGA
- a CDS encoding zinc-binding dehydrogenase: MSERWGSWREPGAAAPLATATGEANRGWISPSPLPGRMWAAVAPGPGGPEVLKLEERPLPEAAPGHVLIRVRTVGVNRGLDLEARQFGPVWGVTFPHVGGVDAAGEVVAWAPGVTGWEAGERVAVLPWLTCGQCPACRRGQTTACERFAIWGVHTDGADAEYARVPASLLLRLPEGVDFAEASAAMVSYSVAWHLLVTLGGVRPSDTVLVLAAGSGIGVAALQIARLHGARVLAAAGAPWKLERARELGADGGILYHDLPLDEEARRLTGGHGVDLVVDNLGGEYWERAVRSLATGGRLVTAGVTAGAEVKLNVRHAYRNHLTFYCAEASLRHEAEAVLDLIARGTLRPVIQRRYPLARIAEAQEALLSREVFGKLIIEA, translated from the coding sequence ATGAGCGAGCGATGGGGCTCCTGGCGGGAGCCTGGGGCGGCGGCCCCCCTGGCCACCGCGACGGGGGAGGCCAACCGCGGCTGGATCTCGCCGTCCCCCCTGCCAGGCCGGATGTGGGCGGCGGTGGCGCCCGGACCCGGAGGGCCGGAGGTCCTGAAGCTGGAGGAGCGGCCGCTTCCTGAGGCGGCTCCCGGTCACGTCCTGATCCGGGTGCGGACCGTCGGCGTCAACCGCGGCCTCGACCTGGAGGCGCGCCAGTTCGGGCCGGTCTGGGGTGTCACCTTTCCCCACGTGGGCGGCGTCGACGCCGCCGGCGAGGTGGTGGCCTGGGCGCCCGGGGTGACCGGCTGGGAGGCGGGCGAACGGGTGGCGGTCCTCCCCTGGCTCACCTGCGGTCAGTGCCCGGCTTGCCGCCGCGGCCAGACCACGGCCTGCGAGCGCTTCGCCATCTGGGGCGTCCACACCGACGGGGCCGACGCCGAGTACGCCCGCGTCCCGGCCTCTCTCCTGCTCCGCCTGCCGGAGGGGGTCGACTTCGCCGAGGCGAGCGCCGCCATGGTCTCCTACAGCGTCGCCTGGCACCTGCTGGTCACCCTGGGCGGGGTGCGGCCGTCGGACACGGTCCTGGTCCTGGCGGCGGGCAGCGGGATCGGGGTCGCGGCCCTGCAGATCGCCCGCCTCCACGGCGCCCGGGTGCTGGCGGCGGCGGGCGCGCCCTGGAAGCTGGAGCGGGCGCGGGAGCTGGGCGCGGACGGCGGCATCCTCTATCACGACCTTCCCCTGGACGAGGAGGCGCGCCGCCTGACCGGGGGGCACGGCGTCGACCTGGTGGTCGACAACCTGGGCGGCGAGTACTGGGAGCGTGCGGTCCGCAGCCTGGCCACGGGCGGGCGGCTGGTGACGGCGGGCGTCACCGCCGGCGCCGAGGTGAAGCTCAACGTCCGCCACGCCTACCGCAACCACCTGACCTTCTACTGCGCCGAGGCCTCCTTGCGCCACGAGGCCGAGGCGGTGCTCGACCTGATCGCCCGGGGGACGCTCCGCCCGGTGATCCAGCGGCGCTACCCCCTGGCGCGCATCGCCGAGGCGCAGGAGGCGCTGCTCAGCCGCGAGGTCTTCGGCAAGCTGATCATCGAGGCGTAG
- a CDS encoding UbiA family prenyltransferase, translating into MGGNLPGGRGCRPDGGGAAGRRGGDRRNGARGGSGGSWRRDERTATCASSWRRWRSGANCAGSARGSARCWVVYSYTKRFTWLDHLVLGIADGWAPLGGWVAVTGSVGPAAFLLWALVALWVGAFDILYAAQDLEFDRRYGLHSIPARFGLPRAFRIARLGHAAVVLLALAVGHAAGLLGPGLRVDDWRGGLYLAGVAVMAGLLVYEHAIVSPDDLSRLDAAFFAVNGWISVVFFAFTAAATLAAPGASPP; encoded by the coding sequence ATGGGGGGGAACCTGCCCGGAGGGCGAGGCTGCCGCCCCGACGGGGGAGGTGCAGCGGGCCGCCGGGGCGGCGACCGGCGGAACGGCGCACGAGGAGGCTCTGGCGGTTCATGGCGGAGAGACGAGCGTACCGCGACCTGCGCGAGTTCCTGGAGGCGCTGGAGGAGCGGGGCGAACTGCGCCGGGTCCGCGCGCGGGTCAGCCCGGTGCTGGGTCGTCTACTCGTACACCAAGCGGTTCACCTGGCTCGACCACCTGGTGCTGGGCATCGCCGACGGGTGGGCTCCCCTCGGGGGATGGGTGGCCGTCACCGGCTCCGTGGGGCCGGCGGCCTTCCTGCTCTGGGCGCTGGTGGCGCTCTGGGTGGGCGCCTTCGACATCCTCTACGCCGCCCAGGACCTGGAGTTCGACCGAAGGTACGGGCTGCACTCCATCCCCGCCCGCTTCGGCCTGCCGCGCGCCTTCCGCATCGCGCGCCTCGGCCATGCGGCGGTGGTGCTGCTGGCGCTGGCCGTCGGCCACGCGGCGGGACTGCTGGGCCCCGGCCTGCGGGTGGACGACTGGCGCGGGGGCCTCTACCTGGCGGGCGTGGCGGTCATGGCCGGTCTGCTCGTCTACGAGCACGCCATCGTCTCGCCGGACGACCTCTCCCGCCTGGACGCCGCCTTCTTCGCCGTCAACGGCTGGATCTCCGTCGTCTTCTTCGCCTTCACAGCGGCGGCGACGCTGGCGGCTCCGGGGGCGAGCCCGCCCTGA
- the nagB gene encoding glucosamine-6-phosphate deaminase — translation MRLEILEDEEAMSRRAAEIIADAIRGKPDLVLGLATGGTPVGTYRELVRLYREGRVDFSRVTTFNLDEYVGLDPRDPRSYHAYMEEHLFRHVNLRPGATHLPDGWAEDLEAECRRYEAAVEAHGGIDLQLLGIGRDGHIGFNEPGAPWERGTRVVRLKPETRQDNARYFGGVVDAVPQRAISMGIRTIMHARRLLLLAAGPHKAEIVQRAIEGPVSRHVPASILQLHPDALVLLDESAASRLTRVRPGAERGRG, via the coding sequence ATGAGGCTCGAGATCCTGGAGGACGAGGAGGCCATGAGCCGCCGCGCGGCGGAGATCATCGCCGACGCCATCCGGGGCAAGCCCGACCTGGTCCTCGGCCTGGCCACCGGCGGGACGCCCGTGGGCACCTACCGCGAGCTGGTCCGCCTCTACCGGGAAGGAAGGGTCGACTTCTCGCGGGTGACCACCTTCAACCTGGACGAGTACGTGGGTCTCGACCCGCGGGATCCCCGCTCCTACCACGCCTACATGGAGGAGCACCTCTTCCGGCACGTCAACCTGCGGCCGGGGGCGACCCACCTCCCCGACGGCTGGGCCGAGGACCTGGAGGCCGAGTGCCGGCGCTACGAGGCGGCGGTGGAGGCCCACGGCGGCATCGATCTCCAGCTCCTGGGCATCGGCCGCGACGGCCACATCGGCTTCAACGAGCCGGGGGCGCCCTGGGAGCGGGGGACGCGGGTCGTCCGCCTGAAGCCGGAGACGCGCCAGGACAACGCGCGCTACTTCGGCGGCGTGGTCGACGCGGTGCCCCAGCGGGCCATCAGCATGGGCATACGGACCATCATGCACGCCCGCCGCCTGCTCCTGCTGGCGGCCGGGCCGCACAAGGCCGAGATCGTCCAGCGCGCCATCGAGGGGCCGGTCTCACGCCACGTGCCCGCCTCGATCCTCCAGCTCCACCCCGACGCGCTGGTCCTTCTGGACGAGAGCGCCGCCTCGCGGCTGACGCGGGTCCGGCCCGGGGCGGAGAGAGGCCGCGGCTGA
- the ptsP gene encoding phosphoenolpyruvate--protein phosphotransferase produces the protein MAGRRLHGVAGAPGVALGPAFVFAPVAGGGADAEEAAGPAGTAGGGEGAAPSPEQEVARWLDARRRVEEAYARLVERARQLSAGGAAGSAAEEGVAILEAQQMMVDDSGLEQAVREAVAAGSRAEAATRAAIERYAALFAGLEDAYLRQRADDVREVGEALLRALAGEPPIPLADLPRGSILCARELGAGALLALDREALAGLALGSGGPTSHVAILARSMGVPAVLGLGAFLDQVPPGVQVAVDGEAGDLWVEPAGEELEQLRRAERRERAERRELAALTGQPAVTPDGLRVELVANIGGPGDVEPALQAGAEGVGLFRTEFLVTGRETLPGEEEQVEVYRRVLRGMGGRPVIFRTFDIGGDKPVPALDLPREANPFLGYRAIRIGLEHPDLLRTQVRAILRAAAEEAPAPDGVSPARIMLPMVATVEEVRGARRLLDEVRAGLVEEGRFPRELRVPLGIMVEIPAAALIARQLAREVDFFSIGSNDLVQYTLAADRTNERVVGLYQPFHPAVLRLIGLVGEAAEEAGILCGICGEMGGDPRATALLLGLGVRELSMAAASLGRVKREVRRTPLARARELAGEALACSTAAEVEERVEAFRRALESREPGAGGAPTGRP, from the coding sequence ATGGCCGGACGGCGGCTGCACGGGGTCGCCGGGGCGCCGGGCGTGGCGCTGGGGCCCGCCTTCGTCTTCGCTCCGGTCGCCGGGGGCGGGGCCGACGCGGAAGAGGCGGCCGGTCCGGCCGGGACGGCGGGAGGCGGCGAGGGCGCCGCCCCGTCGCCGGAGCAGGAGGTGGCCCGCTGGTTGGATGCGCGCCGGCGGGTGGAGGAGGCCTACGCGCGGCTGGTGGAGCGGGCGCGCCAGCTCTCCGCAGGCGGCGCCGCCGGGAGCGCCGCCGAGGAGGGCGTCGCCATCCTCGAGGCGCAGCAGATGATGGTGGACGACTCGGGGCTGGAGCAGGCGGTGCGCGAGGCGGTGGCGGCGGGGAGCCGGGCGGAGGCGGCGACGCGGGCGGCCATCGAGCGGTACGCCGCGCTCTTCGCGGGGCTGGAGGACGCCTACCTGCGGCAGCGGGCGGACGACGTCCGCGAGGTGGGGGAGGCGCTCCTGCGCGCCCTGGCCGGCGAGCCGCCCATCCCGCTGGCCGACCTGCCGCGCGGCTCCATCCTCTGTGCCCGCGAGCTGGGCGCGGGGGCGCTCCTCGCCCTGGACCGGGAGGCGCTGGCCGGCCTGGCGCTCGGCAGCGGCGGGCCGACCTCGCACGTGGCCATCCTCGCCCGCTCCATGGGCGTGCCGGCGGTGCTCGGTCTGGGGGCCTTCCTCGACCAGGTGCCGCCGGGCGTCCAGGTGGCGGTCGACGGGGAGGCGGGCGACCTCTGGGTGGAGCCCGCGGGCGAGGAGCTCGAGCAGCTTCGTCGCGCCGAGCGGCGGGAACGGGCGGAGCGGCGCGAGCTGGCGGCGTTGACCGGCCAGCCCGCGGTGACGCCCGACGGCCTCCGGGTCGAGCTGGTGGCCAACATCGGCGGCCCCGGCGACGTGGAGCCGGCGCTCCAGGCGGGCGCCGAGGGTGTCGGCCTCTTCCGGACGGAGTTCCTGGTCACCGGGCGCGAGACGCTCCCCGGCGAGGAGGAGCAGGTGGAGGTCTACCGCCGCGTCCTGCGGGGCATGGGCGGCCGTCCGGTCATCTTCCGCACCTTCGACATCGGCGGGGACAAACCGGTCCCCGCCCTTGACCTGCCCCGGGAAGCCAACCCCTTCCTGGGCTACCGCGCCATCCGCATCGGCCTCGAGCACCCCGACCTCCTCCGCACCCAGGTGCGCGCCATCCTCCGGGCGGCCGCCGAGGAGGCGCCGGCCCCGGACGGGGTGTCGCCGGCGCGGATCATGCTCCCCATGGTGGCCACGGTGGAGGAGGTGCGCGGGGCGCGCCGGCTGCTGGACGAGGTCCGCGCCGGGCTGGTGGAGGAGGGGCGCTTCCCGCGGGAGCTCCGGGTGCCGCTGGGGATCATGGTGGAGATACCGGCCGCCGCGCTGATCGCCCGGCAGCTGGCCCGGGAGGTGGACTTCTTCAGCATCGGCTCGAACGACCTGGTCCAGTACACCCTGGCCGCCGACCGGACCAACGAGCGGGTGGTCGGCCTCTACCAGCCCTTTCACCCGGCGGTGCTCCGGCTGATCGGCCTGGTGGGCGAGGCGGCGGAGGAAGCGGGCATCCTCTGCGGCATCTGCGGCGAGATGGGCGGCGACCCCCGGGCGACGGCGCTCCTCCTGGGCCTGGGCGTGCGCGAGCTGAGCATGGCCGCCGCCTCCCTGGGACGGGTGAAGCGGGAGGTCCGGCGGACCCCGCTGGCACGGGCGCGGGAGCTGGCCGGAGAGGCGCTCGCCTGCTCCACGGCCGCCGAGGTCGAGGAGCGGGTCGAGGCCTTCCGCCGAGCGCTGGAATCCCGGGAGCCGGGCGCCGGGGGCGCCCCGACCGGCCGGCCATGA